From the Chitinivorax sp. PXF-14 genome, one window contains:
- a CDS encoding DNA/RNA non-specific endonuclease, whose product MNQREIRTVVIPLEITLHIDGPGNATVSADLAPGLAAPALAAAAITPSAPPFDGDYEKRQGYDPDFLGARWRVGLPQLSSQLAQQAARLIHPRPDNSHILHYHHFSVVMHAERRFAVYSAANVSFTQRYSMNRPRDVWRIDPRIAASAQVGADYYADNQFDRGHLSRREDLEFGDTPLMALQSAADTNHFTNCTPQHKLFNQGKALWQGIERHILEDAILSGRFKAQVITGAVFDNADPLYRQLQYPLQFWKVVAAVNDKGTLFATAYLASQRDTIAQSGLEAAPALPFTPYRTFQLKIAEVERLTGLRFVCGAKDSKPLRQYDPLEHPLPPTASGNAPALAAGAAPVYIELHSLADIVR is encoded by the coding sequence ATGAACCAACGCGAGATACGTACCGTCGTCATTCCGCTGGAAATCACGCTTCACATCGATGGTCCGGGCAACGCCACGGTCAGCGCCGATCTGGCCCCCGGCCTGGCTGCGCCGGCGCTCGCCGCAGCCGCCATCACGCCCAGCGCACCGCCATTCGACGGCGATTATGAAAAGCGCCAGGGTTACGACCCGGATTTTCTCGGCGCGCGCTGGCGTGTGGGCTTGCCGCAGCTGTCGAGCCAGCTCGCGCAACAGGCGGCCAGGCTGATCCACCCCAGGCCCGACAACAGCCACATCCTGCACTACCACCATTTCAGCGTGGTGATGCACGCCGAGCGCCGCTTTGCCGTCTATAGCGCGGCCAACGTCAGTTTCACCCAGCGCTACAGCATGAACCGCCCCCGCGATGTATGGCGCATCGATCCGCGCATCGCCGCCAGCGCCCAGGTGGGCGCCGATTATTACGCGGACAATCAGTTCGATCGCGGGCACCTGAGCCGGCGCGAGGATCTCGAATTCGGCGACACGCCACTGATGGCGCTGCAATCGGCGGCCGACACTAACCATTTCACCAACTGCACGCCGCAGCACAAGCTGTTCAATCAAGGCAAGGCGCTGTGGCAGGGCATCGAGCGCCACATCCTGGAAGACGCCATCCTGAGCGGCCGTTTCAAGGCGCAGGTGATCACCGGCGCGGTGTTCGACAACGCCGACCCGCTCTACCGCCAGCTGCAGTATCCATTGCAGTTCTGGAAAGTCGTCGCCGCGGTCAACGACAAGGGCACGCTGTTTGCCACGGCCTATCTGGCAAGCCAGCGCGACACGATCGCGCAATCGGGGCTGGAGGCCGCGCCCGCGCTGCCGTTCACGCCCTACCGCACGTTTCAGCTGAAGATCGCCGAGGTGGAGCGGCTGACCGGCCTGCGCTTCGTCTGCGGCGCAAAAGACAGCAAGCCGCTGCGCCAGTACGACCCGCTGGAGCACCCGCTGCCGCCAACGGCCAGCGGCAACGCACCGGCACTGGCCGCGGGCGCGGCCCCCGTCTATATCGAGCTCCACAGCCTGGCGGACATCGTCCGCTGA
- a CDS encoding TetR/AcrR family transcriptional regulator, with protein sequence MKTRDRIIQSGLQLFNEHSERLVTTNHIAANLGISPGNLYYHFRNKEEIIRDIFTEYRDYMSKRLQAPMAAEVTSDFLSNYLDAVFDTLWRYRFLFYDLPGFVERDPKLAELHHDFQRDVIVPSLIRIHHQLSGLGWFNWPSEDLIGVVLNAQVISNNWFSFERALRPNTPITEAACKRAIGQVLIAMRPYVTSQYRLQFEAIYERFRYDYQDLLAGSDVPKA encoded by the coding sequence ATGAAGACACGCGACCGCATCATCCAGAGCGGCTTGCAGCTCTTCAACGAGCACAGCGAGCGTCTGGTCACCACCAACCATATCGCGGCGAACCTGGGCATCAGCCCGGGTAACCTGTATTACCATTTCCGCAACAAGGAAGAGATCATCCGCGATATTTTCACCGAGTATCGCGACTACATGAGCAAGCGCCTGCAGGCGCCGATGGCAGCGGAAGTCACCTCGGATTTCCTGTCGAACTATCTCGATGCCGTGTTCGATACCCTGTGGCGCTACCGCTTCCTGTTCTACGATCTGCCCGGCTTTGTCGAGCGCGACCCAAAGCTCGCCGAGTTGCATCACGACTTCCAGCGCGATGTCATCGTGCCCTCGCTGATCCGCATCCACCATCAGCTGTCGGGGCTCGGCTGGTTCAACTGGCCGAGCGAGGACCTGATCGGCGTGGTGCTCAATGCCCAGGTCATCAGCAACAACTGGTTCAGCTTCGAGCGGGCGCTGCGGCCCAATACACCGATTACCGAGGCTGCCTGCAAGCGCGCGATCGGGCAGGTGCTGATCGCGATGCGGCCGTATGTGACGAGCCAGTACCGGCTCCAGTTCGAGGCCATCTACGAGCGTTTCCGCTACGATTACCAGGACTTGCTCGCCGGCAGCGATGTACCGAAGGCCTGA
- a CDS encoding methyl-accepting chemotaxis protein — MASKVTPTNVETVLPDGVFIYSRTDLKSYIVEANQAFADICGYKQEEMVGQPHNLVRHPDMPKEAFADLWHSLKAGRPWRGVIKNLRKDGGYYWVVANASPVRENGQIVGYQSVRTRPTRDEIEAATDAYRRIKQGDSRLAIENGRVIVKRAAWRNWLGALHVQLSCAALLPMLTAAIVALAQWRHADWATAINTLLVLNLLFGVYLLFSFVPRLKRDLGQVRGYLDDVLESGNLKSGFDLSRRDVVGTIGRQVGTFVSSVQATVQGIGDAVSQVHVATGEVNCGVSEIHQAAQIQNEATASTAAAVEQISVSVQEVASNAGTTSDSVSQTGQAAVEGATLSERASREIERLAETVKASSEEVEALGRSSAEVGAIAAAIKEIAEQTNLLALNAAIEAARAGESGRGFAVVADEVRKLAERTGKATQEIDKLIVAIQRDSERAVSGMRAGAGQVGHAVTLVRDAQGALQRINEQMEHAISRVAHISLSSAEQSSAMNVMAQNVERVAAMTERNVVSVQQTQQMAAVLDQMVLRMRKAVTQYEV; from the coding sequence ATGGCCAGCAAGGTGACGCCGACGAATGTTGAAACCGTCCTTCCAGACGGGGTATTCATCTATTCGCGCACGGATTTGAAAAGCTATATCGTCGAAGCCAACCAGGCTTTTGCCGATATATGCGGCTACAAGCAGGAAGAAATGGTCGGGCAACCGCACAATCTGGTGCGCCACCCGGACATGCCGAAAGAAGCGTTTGCCGACCTCTGGCACTCGCTCAAGGCCGGCAGGCCATGGCGCGGCGTGATCAAGAACCTGCGCAAGGACGGCGGCTATTACTGGGTGGTGGCGAATGCGTCGCCCGTGCGCGAAAACGGTCAGATCGTCGGCTACCAGTCGGTGCGCACACGGCCCACACGGGACGAGATCGAGGCGGCGACCGACGCCTATCGGCGCATCAAGCAGGGCGACAGTCGGCTTGCCATCGAGAACGGCCGCGTCATTGTCAAGCGGGCCGCCTGGCGCAACTGGCTCGGTGCCCTGCATGTGCAGCTGAGCTGCGCCGCGCTGCTGCCGATGCTGACGGCTGCGATCGTGGCGCTGGCCCAATGGCGCCACGCCGACTGGGCGACGGCGATCAACACGCTGCTGGTGCTGAACCTGCTGTTCGGTGTCTACCTGCTGTTCAGCTTCGTCCCACGGCTCAAGCGTGATTTGGGGCAGGTGCGCGGCTATCTCGACGATGTGCTGGAGTCGGGCAACCTGAAATCCGGCTTCGACCTGTCGCGGCGCGACGTGGTGGGCACCATCGGGCGGCAGGTCGGTACTTTCGTGTCGTCGGTACAGGCGACGGTGCAAGGCATCGGCGACGCGGTATCGCAGGTGCACGTGGCCACCGGCGAGGTGAATTGCGGCGTGTCGGAAATCCATCAGGCTGCGCAGATCCAGAACGAGGCCACGGCCTCGACGGCTGCGGCGGTCGAACAGATCAGCGTGTCGGTGCAGGAAGTCGCCAGCAATGCCGGCACTACCTCGGATAGTGTGTCGCAGACCGGCCAGGCGGCGGTGGAGGGGGCGACGCTGTCCGAGCGCGCCAGCCGGGAAATCGAGCGCCTGGCGGAAACCGTCAAGGCGTCGTCGGAAGAGGTCGAGGCGCTGGGGCGCAGCTCGGCCGAGGTCGGGGCGATTGCCGCCGCGATCAAGGAGATTGCCGAGCAGACCAATCTGCTCGCGCTCAATGCGGCCATCGAGGCGGCGCGCGCGGGCGAATCGGGGCGCGGTTTCGCCGTCGTGGCGGACGAGGTGCGCAAGCTGGCAGAGCGGACCGGTAAGGCGACGCAGGAGATCGATAAGCTGATCGTGGCGATCCAGCGCGATTCCGAGCGTGCCGTCAGCGGCATGCGTGCCGGTGCCGGCCAGGTGGGCCATGCCGTCACGCTGGTACGCGACGCCCAGGGCGCCTTGCAGCGGATCAACGAGCAGATGGAACACGCGATCTCCAGGGTGGCCCACATCTCGCTGTCGTCGGCCGAACAAAGCAGCGCGATGAACGTGATGGCGCAGAATGTCGAGCGCGTTGCCGCGATGACCGAGCGCAATGTGGTGTCGGTGCAACAAACACAGCAGATGGCGGCGGTGCTCGACCAGATGGTGCTGCGCATGCGCAAGGCGGTGACGCAATACGAGGTCTAG
- a CDS encoding carbohydrate kinase, protein MNPRYVVFGEALTDFIRQDDGRWLAVAGGACWNVARVGAQLGVPTAYAGAVSTDLFGQELARLTQLAGLDMRFLQQLDKPPLLAMVPSQHPPQYFFVGGDSADLHFDPSSLPAGWRSDAEIVHFGCISLARQPLADKLVAEAVAAHAAGKRIAFDPNFRSPMRDPAYRPILDTMAGLADFIKVSDEDLGGLFPGLSPDAGLQALQAMAPQAAILLTCGADGMALLHQGNGWRQPAFRVQVADTVGCGDAAIGGWMASLLSRPAASEVQHLAYAAATAGLAATRAGAYAPARGEVERLLAA, encoded by the coding sequence ATGAACCCTCGTTACGTGGTATTCGGTGAGGCGCTCACCGACTTCATTCGCCAGGACGACGGCCGCTGGCTGGCCGTAGCCGGCGGCGCCTGCTGGAACGTGGCCCGCGTCGGGGCTCAGTTGGGCGTGCCCACGGCCTACGCCGGCGCGGTCAGCACCGACCTGTTCGGCCAGGAACTGGCCCGGCTCACGCAGCTGGCCGGCCTTGACATGCGCTTTCTGCAGCAGCTGGACAAGCCGCCGCTGCTGGCCATGGTGCCGTCCCAGCATCCGCCGCAGTACTTTTTCGTCGGCGGCGACAGCGCTGACCTGCACTTCGACCCGAGCAGCTTGCCTGCGGGCTGGCGCAGCGATGCGGAGATCGTGCATTTCGGCTGCATCAGCCTGGCGCGCCAGCCGCTCGCCGACAAGCTGGTGGCCGAGGCGGTGGCGGCACATGCAGCCGGCAAGCGCATCGCCTTCGACCCCAATTTCCGCTCGCCGATGCGCGACCCGGCCTATCGACCGATTCTCGACACCATGGCGGGCCTCGCTGACTTCATCAAGGTATCGGACGAAGATCTGGGTGGCCTGTTCCCCGGCCTGAGCCCCGACGCCGGCCTGCAGGCGCTGCAGGCCATGGCCCCGCAAGCGGCTATCCTGCTGACCTGCGGGGCGGATGGCATGGCGCTGCTGCACCAGGGAAACGGGTGGCGTCAGCCGGCGTTTCGCGTGCAGGTGGCCGATACCGTCGGCTGTGGCGATGCCGCCATCGGCGGCTGGATGGCGAGCCTGCTGTCGCGCCCGGCCGCGAGCGAAGTCCAGCATCTCGCTTACGCCGCCGCCACGGCAGGCCTGGCGGCCACCCGCGCGGGCGCGTATGCGCCGGCGCGGGGTGAGGTCGAACGCCTGCTCGCGGCCTGA
- a CDS encoding ribose ABC transporter permease has product MGQLFRRVGMLPVLIVLYIAFYALTRYLSDDGTSNFMTLDNTMNILRQTSINLVLASGMTFVILTAGIDLSVGSVLAVAAVLGMLTSLPEHMPGLALPAFLLAGLAMGALNGAMVAFLGINPFVVTLGTMTALRGAAYLFADGTTVLNRDIPSFEWLGNGSLLGLPWLVWVAAAVVVLSWFILRRTVLGLHIYAVGGNPQAARLTGIKVGVVLLFVYAISGLFAGLGGAMSASRLYGANGNWGTGYELDAIAAVVLGGTSLMGGVGSIWGTVIGALIIGVMNNGLTILGVSSFWQYVAKGVVIVLAVVLDKWRQKHSGVS; this is encoded by the coding sequence ATGGGCCAGCTATTCCGCCGTGTCGGCATGCTGCCGGTGCTGATCGTCCTCTACATCGCCTTCTATGCGCTGACGCGCTACCTGAGCGACGATGGCACGTCGAACTTCATGACGCTCGACAACACGATGAACATCCTGCGCCAGACCTCGATCAACCTGGTGCTGGCATCGGGCATGACCTTCGTCATCCTCACCGCGGGCATCGACCTGTCGGTCGGTTCGGTGCTTGCCGTCGCGGCGGTGCTGGGCATGCTCACCTCGCTGCCCGAGCACATGCCGGGGCTGGCCCTGCCTGCCTTCCTGCTGGCGGGGCTCGCCATGGGCGCGTTGAACGGGGCGATGGTGGCGTTTCTCGGCATCAATCCCTTCGTGGTCACGCTCGGCACGATGACGGCCCTGCGCGGCGCCGCCTACCTGTTCGCCGACGGCACCACGGTGCTGAACCGCGACATCCCGTCGTTCGAATGGCTCGGCAACGGCAGCCTGCTTGGCCTGCCCTGGCTGGTGTGGGTGGCCGCAGCGGTGGTGGTGCTGTCGTGGTTCATCCTGCGCCGCACCGTGCTCGGCCTGCACATCTACGCCGTGGGCGGCAATCCGCAGGCGGCCCGGCTGACCGGCATCAAGGTCGGCGTGGTACTGCTGTTCGTGTATGCGATCAGCGGCCTGTTCGCGGGCTTGGGCGGCGCCATGTCGGCAAGCCGCCTGTATGGCGCCAACGGCAACTGGGGCACGGGTTACGAGCTCGATGCGATCGCCGCCGTGGTGCTTGGCGGCACCAGCCTGATGGGCGGCGTCGGCTCGATCTGGGGTACGGTGATCGGCGCCCTGATCATCGGCGTGATGAACAACGGCCTGACCATCCTCGGCGTGTCGTCGTTCTGGCAGTATGTGGCCAAGGGCGTGGTCATCGTGCTCGCCGTGGTGCTCGACAAGTGGCGCCAGAAACACAGCGGGGTGAGCTGA
- a CDS encoding sugar ABC transporter ATP-binding protein: MSQIVLEMSGICKRFGATRALDQVQLAARSHEVLALMGENGAGKSTLMKILSGVYQPDAGEIRLDGRPVRIESPTDARAAGINLIYQELAIAANMTVAQNIFMGAEPRGRFGRVNEGEMNRRAEEVLASLGARFSATTPASRLCIADQQQVEIARALIHKSRVLIMDEPTAALSDRETERLFEVIRKLRAEGIAIIYISHRMAEVNLLADRIAVLRDGGYVGSMPRAESSPEKIVQMMVGRPLDDFYQHKNNATIGPLRLEVEGFSSAKVRHASLRVHAGEVLGLAGLIGAGRTELARMIFGADARQAGTIRLDGREVDIREPLDAIRLGIGYVPEDRKGQGLFLQLSATANTAMNVLKQHARAGVLDHPALRKLTQDAIGRLAVKVPGPEGIVGGLSGGNQQKLLLARWLAIKPRVLILDEPTRGVDVGAKAEIYRIIHELAAEGVAVICISSELPEVMGISHRVAVMREGVLVGELAGDAVNQEAIMMLATHTEAA; encoded by the coding sequence ATGAGTCAAATCGTGTTGGAGATGTCGGGTATCTGCAAGCGCTTCGGCGCGACGCGGGCGCTCGACCAGGTGCAGCTCGCTGCCCGCAGCCACGAGGTGCTGGCGTTGATGGGCGAAAACGGCGCGGGCAAGAGCACGCTGATGAAGATACTCTCCGGCGTGTATCAGCCCGACGCCGGGGAAATCAGGCTGGACGGCCGCCCGGTGCGCATCGAGTCGCCCACCGATGCGCGCGCGGCCGGCATCAACCTGATCTACCAGGAACTCGCCATCGCCGCGAACATGACGGTGGCGCAGAACATCTTCATGGGGGCCGAGCCGCGCGGCCGCTTTGGCCGCGTCAACGAGGGCGAGATGAATCGCCGCGCCGAAGAAGTGCTGGCGAGCCTCGGCGCACGCTTTTCGGCCACTACGCCCGCGAGCCGGCTGTGCATCGCCGACCAGCAGCAGGTGGAGATCGCGCGGGCGCTGATCCACAAGAGCCGCGTGCTGATCATGGACGAGCCGACGGCGGCGCTGTCCGACCGCGAGACGGAGCGCCTGTTCGAGGTGATCCGCAAGCTGCGCGCGGAGGGTATCGCGATCATCTACATCAGCCACCGCATGGCCGAGGTCAACCTGCTGGCCGACCGCATCGCGGTGCTGCGCGATGGCGGCTACGTCGGCAGCATGCCGCGCGCCGAGTCGTCGCCGGAGAAGATCGTGCAGATGATGGTCGGGCGGCCGCTCGACGATTTCTATCAGCACAAGAACAACGCCACCATCGGCCCGCTGCGGCTCGAGGTGGAAGGCTTCAGCAGCGCCAAGGTCAGGCATGCGTCGCTGCGCGTGCATGCCGGCGAAGTGCTCGGGCTCGCCGGGCTGATCGGCGCCGGGCGTACCGAGCTGGCGCGCATGATCTTCGGCGCCGACGCCAGGCAGGCCGGCACGATCCGGCTCGATGGCCGCGAGGTGGACATCCGCGAGCCGCTCGATGCGATCCGCCTCGGCATCGGCTATGTGCCGGAGGACCGCAAGGGGCAGGGGCTGTTCCTGCAGCTGTCCGCCACCGCCAATACCGCGATGAATGTGCTCAAGCAGCATGCGCGGGCCGGCGTGCTCGATCACCCGGCGCTGCGCAAGCTGACGCAGGATGCAATCGGGCGCCTGGCAGTCAAGGTGCCGGGGCCGGAGGGCATCGTCGGCGGCCTGTCCGGCGGCAACCAGCAGAAGCTCTTGCTGGCGCGCTGGCTCGCCATCAAACCCAGGGTGCTGATTCTCGACGAGCCGACGCGCGGCGTCGATGTCGGCGCCAAGGCGGAAATCTATCGCATCATCCATGAGCTGGCGGCCGAAGGCGTGGCCGTGATCTGCATCTCGAGCGAGCTGCCCGAGGTGATGGGCATCAGCCACCGCGTGGCGGTGATGCGCGAAGGCGTACTGGTCGGCGAGCTCGCCGGCGATGCCGTGAACCAGGAGGCGATCATGATGCTCGCCACCCATACGGAGGCAGCATGA
- a CDS encoding ABC transporter substrate-binding protein, translating to MAARPLKSVGVTVGDLANPFFVAIGRGAEDSAKKIAGANVKVTTVSSKYDLNTQVGQIENFIANKVDIILVNAADPKGIAPALQKARAAGIVVMAVDVGAEGADATVMSDNAMAGSESCRFLAQKLGGKGNVVIVNGPPVTSVIDRVKGCKKVLAGFPGIKVLSDNQDAKGSRDGGMEVMANLLTAHPKIDGVFAINDPTAIGAELAVKQAGRAELKLIASVDGAPDAESALKDKKGLFAVSTAQNPYKMASEAIRVGYDIMNGKRPAQPTLLLPTPPITKDNIASYQGWTKN from the coding sequence ATGGCCGCGCGCCCGCTGAAGTCCGTCGGCGTCACCGTGGGGGACCTGGCCAACCCGTTCTTCGTCGCCATCGGCCGCGGCGCGGAAGATTCGGCTAAAAAGATTGCCGGCGCCAACGTCAAGGTCACCACGGTATCGAGCAAGTACGACCTCAACACCCAGGTCGGCCAGATCGAGAATTTCATCGCCAACAAGGTGGACATCATTCTCGTCAACGCGGCCGACCCGAAGGGTATTGCGCCGGCGCTGCAGAAGGCGCGCGCCGCCGGCATCGTGGTGATGGCGGTGGATGTGGGGGCGGAAGGCGCCGATGCGACGGTAATGTCCGACAACGCCATGGCGGGCTCCGAATCGTGTCGCTTTCTGGCGCAGAAGCTCGGCGGCAAGGGCAATGTGGTGATCGTCAACGGCCCGCCGGTGACCTCGGTGATCGACCGCGTGAAGGGCTGCAAGAAGGTGCTGGCGGGGTTCCCCGGCATCAAGGTGCTGTCCGACAACCAGGATGCCAAGGGCAGCCGCGATGGCGGGATGGAGGTGATGGCCAATCTGCTGACCGCCCACCCGAAGATCGACGGCGTGTTCGCCATCAATGACCCGACCGCGATCGGCGCTGAGCTGGCCGTCAAGCAGGCCGGCCGCGCCGAGCTCAAGCTGATCGCCTCGGTGGATGGTGCGCCCGATGCCGAGAGCGCACTCAAGGACAAGAAGGGGCTGTTTGCGGTGTCGACCGCGCAAAACCCCTACAAGATGGCATCCGAAGCGATCCGCGTCGGCTACGACATCATGAATGGCAAGCGCCCGGCCCAGCCGACGCTGCTGTTGCCGACGCCGCCGATCACCAAGGACAACATCGCCAGCTATCAGGGCTGGACCAAGAACTGA
- a CDS encoding LacI family DNA-binding transcriptional regulator, with translation MKTPPPPPMPEQSAGPAGDGSLVTMHDVAQAAGLSRATVSKYFNADDGLKASTRARIEKACRELGYVPQMHAVSLVKGKSHLVGVIVPAIGEPFFAMMLEVLEREAARVGLQLIIQSSNNDPAREAAALLAFRAMKLHGVIVTVLDAEQNRPLLDKLEQEMRIVHLDSYLHPNCHYVMNDNVQSIGLMTEYFLSRGRRPCYLGAPKIANPSRDERLAGYVQAMERAGETPRVIPVDTQASTWAFEAYAYEQTLNWLGSGEWLKAEIDGVICATDRLALGVMRAFRKIGKEPGRDIWISGHDDLGFAEYIQPGLTTLRQDIDSIGRAAIECLQLPDEHFSADRPYFQQRFPGRLVLRESA, from the coding sequence ATGAAGACCCCTCCTCCGCCCCCCATGCCCGAGCAGAGCGCCGGCCCTGCCGGCGACGGCAGCCTCGTCACCATGCATGACGTCGCCCAGGCAGCCGGCCTGTCGCGCGCCACCGTATCGAAATACTTCAATGCCGACGACGGCCTCAAGGCCAGCACGCGCGCCAGGATCGAGAAGGCCTGCCGCGAGCTGGGCTATGTGCCGCAGATGCACGCGGTCAGCCTGGTCAAGGGCAAGTCCCACCTGGTGGGGGTAATCGTGCCGGCCATCGGCGAACCCTTCTTCGCCATGATGCTCGAGGTGCTGGAGCGCGAGGCGGCGCGGGTCGGCCTGCAACTGATCATCCAGAGCTCGAACAACGATCCGGCCCGCGAGGCCGCCGCCCTGCTCGCCTTCCGCGCGATGAAGCTGCATGGCGTGATCGTCACCGTGCTCGATGCCGAACAGAACCGGCCGCTGCTCGACAAACTGGAACAGGAGATGCGCATCGTCCACCTCGACAGCTACCTGCACCCGAACTGCCATTACGTCATGAACGACAATGTGCAGAGCATCGGCCTGATGACCGAATACTTCCTCAGCCGCGGGCGGCGGCCCTGCTACCTGGGTGCGCCGAAGATCGCCAACCCGTCGCGCGACGAGCGGCTGGCGGGATATGTGCAGGCGATGGAAAGGGCTGGCGAGACACCGCGCGTGATCCCGGTCGACACGCAGGCCTCGACCTGGGCCTTCGAGGCCTATGCCTACGAGCAGACGCTGAACTGGCTCGGCAGCGGCGAATGGCTCAAGGCCGAGATCGACGGCGTGATCTGCGCCACCGACCGGCTGGCGCTGGGGGTGATGCGCGCCTTCCGCAAGATCGGCAAGGAACCCGGCCGCGACATCTGGATCAGCGGCCACGACGACCTGGGCTTCGCCGAATACATTCAGCCCGGCCTCACCACGCTGCGGCAGGACATCGACAGCATCGGCCGCGCCGCGATCGAATGCCTGCAACTGCCCGACGAGCACTTCAGCGCCGATCGCCCCTATTTCCAGCAGCGCTTTCCTGGGCGGCTGGTATTGCGCGAGTCGGCCTAG
- a CDS encoding methyl-accepting chemotaxis protein — protein sequence MTIRARIYLFAAFALLSSLMVGAVSLFQMSRLNQAVASVTVLAVERLQGIDQMKAMFHEVRILGYQHILEIDPDRMESIQKQLEAREQAIDAQLHKLAQHHYMAGDRALLDSFTAQFKAYREVHEQIRLKSESGDNQAALKLATTTAAQAAEQAELALARLVARADGDARNEQQGAEAAWHAAVWQQISLIVLGAAAVGIAAWLFGRSIVTQLQAMQRTVAAIAGDLDLSRRLPAERRDELGAMAGVFNNLLGAMQANMRKMGDAARRLTDSAHALAESSHTAETHQLASQSGELARNGASVIAASVKNIHEIAEAVGAASSQIAALETESRQISQVLLVIREVAEQTNLLALNAAIEAARAGGAGRGFSVVADEVRKLAERTAQSTTQISQIIARTQDESMRAAQEMQKAVARVDEGVLQARTVGDTVVQIQQAADRTLQVVADISQAMQANSRASSAIATRVEHIASLARQGSQAANETASTADELDGLAGQMRAAVEQYRY from the coding sequence ATGACCATCCGTGCCCGGATCTATCTGTTTGCTGCTTTTGCCTTGTTGTCTTCGTTGATGGTCGGCGCGGTATCGCTGTTTCAAATGAGCCGGCTCAACCAGGCCGTGGCCAGCGTTACCGTGCTCGCGGTGGAGCGCCTGCAGGGCATCGACCAGATGAAGGCGATGTTCCACGAGGTGCGCATTCTCGGCTACCAGCACATCCTCGAAATCGACCCCGATCGCATGGAGTCGATCCAGAAGCAGCTCGAAGCACGTGAGCAGGCGATCGACGCGCAATTGCACAAGCTGGCGCAACACCATTACATGGCGGGCGACCGCGCGCTGCTCGACAGCTTTACCGCCCAGTTCAAGGCTTATCGCGAGGTTCACGAGCAGATCCGGCTCAAGTCCGAGAGCGGCGATAACCAGGCCGCGCTCAAGCTCGCCACGACGACGGCGGCTCAGGCCGCCGAGCAGGCCGAGCTCGCGCTCGCCAGACTGGTGGCTCGCGCCGATGGCGACGCCCGGAATGAGCAGCAGGGCGCCGAGGCGGCCTGGCATGCCGCCGTGTGGCAGCAGATCAGCCTGATCGTGCTGGGCGCGGCGGCGGTGGGGATTGCTGCCTGGCTGTTCGGCAGGAGCATCGTCACCCAGCTGCAGGCGATGCAGCGCACCGTGGCGGCGATTGCCGGCGACCTCGACCTATCGCGCCGCCTGCCGGCCGAGCGGCGGGACGAACTGGGCGCCATGGCGGGTGTCTTCAACAATCTGCTCGGCGCGATGCAGGCCAATATGCGCAAGATGGGCGACGCCGCACGGCGGCTGACCGACAGCGCGCATGCGCTGGCCGAGTCGTCGCACACCGCCGAGACCCACCAGCTGGCCAGCCAGTCGGGCGAGCTGGCGCGCAATGGCGCGAGCGTGATCGCCGCCAGCGTGAAGAACATTCACGAGATCGCCGAGGCCGTCGGCGCTGCATCGAGCCAGATCGCGGCGCTGGAGACCGAGAGCCGGCAGATTTCGCAGGTGCTGCTGGTGATCCGCGAGGTGGCCGAGCAGACCAATCTGCTGGCGCTCAACGCGGCCATCGAGGCCGCACGGGCCGGCGGGGCCGGGCGCGGCTTCTCGGTGGTGGCGGACGAGGTGCGCAAGCTGGCCGAGCGCACCGCCCAGTCGACGACGCAGATCTCGCAGATCATCGCACGCACCCAGGATGAATCGATGCGTGCCGCCCAGGAAATGCAGAAAGCCGTCGCGCGTGTCGATGAAGGGGTGTTGCAGGCCCGCACTGTCGGCGACACCGTGGTGCAGATCCAGCAGGCGGCCGACCGCACCTTGCAGGTGGTGGCCGACATCTCGCAGGCGATGCAGGCCAACAGCCGCGCCAGCAGCGCGATCGCCACGCGCGTCGAACATATCGCCAGCCTGGCGCGCCAGGGCAGTCAGGCTGCCAACGAGACGGCCTCGACGGCCGACGAGCTGGATGGCCTGGCCGGGCAGATGCGTGCGGCGGTGGAGCAGTATCGTTACTGA